The following proteins are encoded in a genomic region of Reichenbachiella sp.:
- a CDS encoding tagaturonate reductase, giving the protein MQALNRNTASTNPLPIKVLQFGEGNFLRAFADWMIDLMNQSHDYNCGVAVVQPIAQGMTDMLRKQDSLYHHIYRGLQNGQATSETCLISCIQQSINPFEDRASYDQVILSSELELVISNTTEAGIVFKADDFPEKGALANTFPGKATQLLWQRFQQFGGDANKGLKFIPVELIDKNGEKLKAAILSYAKLWNLPEAFTEWVELHNYFANTLVDRIVPGYPKDEVAEIQKAVGYEDNLIVSSEIFHLWVIEGSKEIQAAFPADKAGLNVIYTDDLTPYRVRKVRILNGAHTSMVPVGLWNGLETVKETVEDETVGQFVRQIIFEEISPTINLPKDELEAYAEEVLERFKNPYIRHELKSIALNSISKYKVRVLPSLLDSLNANQVLPEGLVLAFTHLIKLYLSDFEIQDNEEVKIFFNSLKSTNLNAEEMIKTILAKADYWDQDLNEIEGLRELMTSQLQMLNDGATIGDFLTAKA; this is encoded by the coding sequence ATGCAAGCATTAAATAGAAATACAGCATCTACCAACCCCCTTCCCATCAAAGTGCTACAGTTTGGAGAGGGCAACTTCCTCCGTGCATTTGCCGACTGGATGATCGATCTGATGAACCAGTCGCATGACTACAATTGTGGTGTGGCCGTGGTACAGCCTATCGCTCAAGGCATGACCGATATGCTCAGAAAACAAGACAGTTTGTACCACCACATATACAGAGGACTGCAAAACGGACAAGCTACGAGCGAAACTTGTCTGATCTCCTGTATCCAACAATCAATCAACCCTTTTGAAGACCGAGCGAGCTATGACCAAGTGATTTTGTCGAGCGAACTGGAATTAGTGATATCAAACACTACCGAAGCTGGAATTGTATTCAAAGCGGATGATTTCCCTGAAAAAGGGGCTTTGGCCAACACCTTTCCAGGAAAGGCAACCCAACTCTTATGGCAGCGATTTCAGCAGTTCGGCGGTGATGCAAACAAAGGTTTGAAGTTTATTCCGGTGGAGTTGATTGACAAAAATGGTGAGAAACTAAAAGCCGCCATCCTCAGTTATGCTAAACTTTGGAATCTACCCGAAGCATTTACCGAATGGGTGGAATTGCACAACTACTTCGCCAATACCTTGGTGGACAGAATAGTACCTGGTTACCCGAAAGACGAAGTAGCGGAGATACAGAAAGCGGTTGGCTATGAAGACAATCTGATCGTTTCCTCAGAGATATTTCACTTATGGGTAATTGAAGGCAGCAAAGAAATTCAGGCGGCCTTTCCTGCGGACAAAGCAGGACTCAACGTGATTTACACCGATGACCTGACGCCATACAGAGTAAGAAAAGTTCGAATATTGAACGGTGCACATACTTCGATGGTACCTGTAGGATTATGGAATGGTTTGGAAACTGTGAAGGAAACGGTAGAAGATGAAACAGTTGGGCAGTTTGTTCGTCAGATCATTTTCGAGGAGATCTCCCCTACGATCAATTTGCCAAAAGATGAATTAGAGGCCTATGCCGAAGAGGTATTGGAGCGGTTTAAAAATCCATACATCAGACATGAGCTCAAATCCATCGCTTTGAATTCGATTTCGAAGTATAAGGTGAGGGTCCTTCCTTCTCTGTTAGATAGTTTGAATGCCAATCAAGTATTGCCGGAAGGCCTTGTGCTGGCATTTACCCATCTGATCAAATTGTATTTGAGCGATTTTGAAATACAGGACAACGAAGAGGTGAAAATTTTCTTCAACAGCCTCAAATCGACCAATCTCAATGCCGAAGAGATGATAAAAACCATTTTGGCGAAAGCCGACTATTGGGATCAGGATCTAAACGAAATCGAAGGATTGAGAGAATTGATGACCAGCCAACTACAAATGCTCAACGACGGAGCGACCATCGGAGACTTTTTAACTGCAAAAGCATGA
- a CDS encoding TRAP transporter large permease has product MEHLEVYTLVISFLFFLVVGVPVAYSVGLASMLTILVNIDQMPAYTTIAQRMATGLDSFSLLAIPFFILAGQIMNQGGIAHRLIAFAKALVGSFPGGLAYVNIIGAMLFGAISGSAMAAVSAIGGTLGPRMEKEGYEKSYSAAVNIASSTTGLVIPPSNILIVYSLASGGVSIAALFLAGYIPGILMGFALMLVAFVYAKIKNYPRGEKSTIKTLLSTFIHAFPSLMMLVVVIGGIVVGIFTATEASGIAVLYTFLLALIYKELTFEKIRSIAVSSVGTTAVVALLIACSMSMSWVMAYADIPQAVTAGLLSISDNPIIILLLINILLLCVGIFMDMTPAVLIFTPIFLPVVTSIGIDPVHFGIIMVMNLCIGLCTPPVGSVLFVGIGVAGISLEKVIKPLVPLFIAMIIVLFLVTYIPQLSLFLPQLFE; this is encoded by the coding sequence ATGGAGCATCTTGAGGTATATACATTGGTGATCAGTTTTTTGTTTTTCCTCGTGGTAGGCGTGCCGGTGGCCTATAGCGTGGGGCTAGCTTCTATGCTGACCATTTTGGTCAATATTGATCAGATGCCTGCCTACACCACCATCGCCCAGCGTATGGCTACGGGACTAGACAGTTTTTCTTTACTGGCCATTCCATTTTTTATCCTAGCCGGACAAATCATGAATCAAGGAGGCATTGCCCATCGCTTGATCGCTTTCGCGAAAGCGCTGGTCGGCTCGTTTCCTGGAGGATTGGCATATGTCAATATCATTGGCGCGATGCTGTTTGGTGCGATATCAGGTTCGGCCATGGCGGCGGTATCGGCTATAGGCGGTACCTTAGGCCCACGCATGGAAAAAGAAGGCTATGAAAAGTCGTACAGCGCGGCGGTCAATATCGCTTCATCTACTACAGGCTTGGTCATTCCCCCTTCCAATATTCTGATTGTGTACTCTCTGGCCAGTGGTGGTGTTTCTATTGCTGCCTTGTTTTTGGCCGGGTACATACCGGGTATTCTGATGGGTTTCGCACTCATGCTGGTAGCCTTCGTCTATGCCAAAATCAAAAATTACCCACGAGGGGAAAAGTCAACAATAAAAACTTTGCTATCCACATTCATTCATGCTTTCCCAAGCTTGATGATGCTCGTGGTAGTGATTGGTGGCATCGTGGTAGGGATATTTACAGCCACCGAGGCATCGGGAATTGCCGTGTTGTACACCTTCCTTTTGGCGTTGATTTACAAAGAACTTACGTTCGAAAAAATAAGAAGTATTGCCGTCAGTTCGGTGGGCACTACTGCGGTCGTAGCGCTGCTGATTGCCTGCTCCATGAGCATGTCGTGGGTGATGGCTTACGCCGACATTCCTCAGGCGGTGACTGCTGGACTGTTAAGCATCTCGGACAATCCGATCATCATCTTGTTGTTGATCAATATACTATTGTTGTGTGTAGGCATTTTCATGGATATGACACCAGCGGTATTGATTTTTACTCCGATATTCCTACCTGTTGTGACATCCATCGGTATCGATCCGGTTCATTTCGGAATCATTATGGTGATGAACTTGTGTATCGGATTGTGTACACCGCCTGTCGGGTCGGTTTTGTTTGTGGGCATTGGTGTGGCTGGTATTTCACTGGAAAAAGTGATCAAGCCATTAGTTCCTTTGTTTATCGCCATGATCATCGTGTTGTTTTTGGTGACCTATATCCCACAGCTCAGTTTATTTTTACCACAGTTATTTGAATAA
- a CDS encoding altronate dehydratase family protein: MNQAITINDTDNLGVALTDLDAGTTLLVNDTEVTLQQSIQAKHKFALHDFAKGEEMYMYGLVVGTAKHDIKQGQAITVENTAHKATEFSGKTNGAFQWTAPDVSKFTNRTFNGYHRADGQVGTDNVWLVFPLVFCENRNILTIKKAFEKALGYEQSNAYSDFASSLVNQYTSGASFDEIKLASSNGQAKNHVFENVKIKFITHQAGCGGTREDSDTLCRLLAGYLKNPNVAGATVLSLGCQNAQVSTLQSAIADASGTLTKPLLIFDQQEMGKETDLIEGAIKETFKGLIEANKIERQPAPLSKLTIGLECGGSDGFSGISANPTLGHVSDMITALGGKAILSEFPELCGVEQELINRTNNPAHAEKFIKLMRAYAKAAEDVGSGFDMNPSPGNIKDGLITDAMKSAGAAKKGGTSPVVDVLDYTEYANEPGLSLLCTPGNDVESTTGLVGSGANVVLFTTGLGTPTGNPIAPILKVSSNSKLAERMPDIIDINTGEVIEGKKSIPEMGEEMLDQVIKIASGEIQSKAVLMNQEDFIPWKRGVSL, from the coding sequence ATGAATCAGGCAATAACCATCAACGATACAGACAACCTGGGTGTGGCACTGACTGACCTCGATGCAGGTACTACTTTGCTGGTAAACGACACCGAAGTGACGCTACAGCAAAGCATTCAGGCCAAACATAAATTTGCACTACACGATTTTGCCAAAGGTGAAGAAATGTACATGTATGGCCTGGTGGTAGGTACGGCCAAGCACGACATCAAACAAGGGCAAGCCATCACTGTAGAAAACACGGCGCATAAGGCCACCGAATTTTCTGGCAAAACCAACGGCGCGTTTCAATGGACCGCCCCTGACGTGAGTAAATTCACCAATCGCACTTTCAATGGCTATCACCGTGCCGACGGACAAGTGGGCACAGATAATGTGTGGCTTGTATTTCCTTTGGTATTCTGTGAAAACAGAAATATCCTCACCATTAAAAAGGCATTTGAAAAAGCGCTGGGCTACGAACAGTCCAATGCATACAGTGACTTTGCGAGCAGTTTGGTCAATCAATACACCAGTGGCGCTTCGTTTGATGAAATCAAATTAGCCTCCTCCAATGGCCAGGCCAAAAATCACGTATTCGAAAATGTAAAAATCAAATTCATCACGCACCAAGCGGGATGTGGTGGCACTCGTGAGGACAGCGATACGCTGTGTCGTTTGCTGGCCGGGTACCTGAAAAACCCCAATGTGGCAGGAGCAACTGTGCTGAGTCTTGGGTGCCAAAATGCACAGGTAAGCACACTACAAAGTGCCATAGCCGATGCTTCTGGTACGCTGACGAAACCTTTGCTGATTTTTGATCAGCAAGAGATGGGCAAAGAAACCGACTTGATCGAAGGAGCGATTAAGGAAACATTCAAAGGACTGATCGAAGCCAACAAAATAGAGCGACAGCCAGCACCGCTATCCAAACTCACCATCGGATTGGAATGTGGTGGGTCTGATGGATTTTCGGGCATTTCTGCCAATCCCACTTTGGGTCATGTTTCGGATATGATAACTGCTTTGGGAGGCAAAGCGATATTGTCTGAGTTTCCAGAACTCTGTGGCGTAGAGCAGGAGTTGATCAACAGAACGAACAATCCAGCACATGCCGAAAAATTCATCAAACTGATGCGGGCCTACGCCAAAGCGGCGGAAGATGTCGGCTCTGGCTTCGACATGAATCCTTCGCCCGGCAACATCAAAGACGGTCTGATCACAGACGCCATGAAATCTGCCGGAGCGGCTAAAAAAGGCGGCACTTCACCCGTGGTAGATGTATTAGACTATACCGAGTACGCAAACGAGCCCGGCTTGAGCCTGCTCTGCACGCCTGGCAATGACGTGGAATCGACGACCGGTCTCGTAGGCTCTGGAGCCAATGTGGTGCTCTTTACCACAGGCCTAGGCACGCCTACAGGCAATCCGATTGCACCGATCTTGAAAGTGTCTTCGAATTCGAAATTGGCAGAGCGTATGCCAGATATCATAGACATCAATACAGGCGAGGTGATCGAAGGGAAAAAAAGTATTCCAGAAATGGGCGAAGAAATGCTCGATCAGGTCATCAAAATTGCCAGTGGAGAAATTCAGTCCAAAGCCGTACTGATGAATCAGGAAGATTTCATTCCGTGGAAAAGAGGAGTTTCGCTTTGA
- a CDS encoding TRAP transporter small permease → MRDKLDKILETSLSLLLGLMVINVLWQVASRYVLNDPSAFTDELSRYLLIWVGLLGAAYASGKGMHVAIELLERKLTAKQKQYQQMAIRLVICVFSIFTLIIGGTRLVVISFQLGQTSSAMQLSLGYVYMALPLSGLLICYYALSDFFNQLKSSHGAS, encoded by the coding sequence ATGAGAGATAAGTTGGACAAAATATTAGAAACGAGCCTGAGCTTGCTATTAGGACTTATGGTGATCAATGTCTTGTGGCAAGTGGCCTCCAGATATGTATTGAATGACCCAAGTGCATTTACAGACGAGCTGTCCCGATACTTGCTGATCTGGGTGGGTCTGCTCGGTGCGGCTTATGCCTCAGGCAAAGGCATGCACGTGGCCATTGAATTGCTCGAAAGAAAGCTCACTGCTAAACAAAAGCAATATCAGCAAATGGCCATCCGATTGGTGATTTGTGTCTTTTCGATCTTCACATTAATCATCGGCGGTACGCGACTAGTTGTGATTTCATTCCAGCTGGGACAGACTTCATCCGCCATGCAATTGTCCTTGGGCTATGTGTATATGGCCTTGCCCTTGAGCGGCCTATTGATTTGCTATTACGCCCTTTCAGATTTTTTCAACCAGTTAAAAAGTAGTCATGGAGCATCTTGA
- a CDS encoding TRAP transporter substrate-binding protein produces MKLKLIGFVLLVNSICLLSCSGKKEVRVLKLAHELNETHPVHIGMVEMARLLDEISEGQLTMDIYANGQLGKERDLLELLQIGSLDMTKVSAGALENFVPEIKVLTLPYLFKDSAHTAQVLQGPIGKKLLMKGSDYRLRGLCFFDAGSRSFYSKDAPIESPLDLAGLKIRVMNSQSAFDMVSTLGGTPTPVSFGELYTALQQGVVDAAENNPPSFYTSRHYEICKHYSIDEHTTIPDVLIVSTYLWNSLDEQQKTWLQEAADRAVHYQKQVWAASVAESLAKVKAAGVTVYYPKKSPFQEKVAPLYAQYEKDPELYQLIQEIKKIESNPITLADER; encoded by the coding sequence ATGAAATTAAAATTGATAGGTTTTGTTTTGTTAGTGAATAGTATATGCCTTCTTTCTTGCTCTGGCAAGAAAGAGGTGCGTGTGCTAAAGCTTGCGCACGAGCTCAACGAAACACACCCCGTCCATATTGGTATGGTGGAGATGGCCAGGTTATTGGATGAAATCTCTGAGGGGCAACTCACCATGGATATTTATGCCAATGGCCAGTTAGGAAAAGAAAGAGACCTATTGGAACTACTCCAAATAGGCAGCTTGGATATGACCAAAGTTTCCGCAGGAGCATTGGAGAATTTTGTACCAGAGATCAAGGTATTGACACTGCCCTATTTATTCAAAGATTCTGCACATACTGCGCAGGTCTTGCAAGGGCCTATTGGTAAAAAACTACTTATGAAAGGTAGCGATTATCGCTTGCGCGGCCTGTGCTTCTTCGATGCAGGTAGCAGAAGTTTTTACTCAAAAGACGCTCCAATAGAATCTCCGCTAGACTTAGCTGGATTAAAAATTCGGGTGATGAACAGCCAGTCGGCCTTCGATATGGTCAGTACGCTGGGCGGCACGCCTACGCCCGTTTCCTTTGGGGAACTGTACACGGCCTTGCAGCAAGGTGTGGTAGATGCTGCCGAGAACAATCCGCCGAGTTTCTACACTTCGCGGCATTACGAGATCTGCAAGCACTATTCAATCGACGAGCACACCACGATACCGGATGTACTCATTGTAAGCACCTATTTGTGGAATAGCTTGGATGAGCAGCAGAAAACATGGCTACAAGAAGCTGCCGACCGTGCCGTCCACTATCAAAAGCAAGTATGGGCAGCGTCTGTTGCAGAAAGCTTAGCGAAAGTAAAGGCGGCTGGTGTCACTGTCTATTATCCTAAGAAGTCTCCTTTTCAGGAAAAAGTAGCACCGCTATACGCGCAATATGAAAAAGATCCTGAGCTGTATCAGCTCATTCAGGAAATCAAGAAAATTGAAAGTAATCCAATCACATTAGCAGATGAGAGATAA
- the uxaC gene encoding glucuronate isomerase, whose product MKKFLDQDFLLSNSVAEELYHNHAAKMPIIDYHNHLSPEAMASNYQFANITDAWLYGDHYKWRAMRANGINEKYVTGNGTDEEKFQKWAQTVPYTLRNPLYHWTHLELRRYFGIDELLSPETAAEIYSETAALLKKDSHSCIGLLLQMNVETLCTTDDPVDNLAHHQAIKEQIKAPKVYPSFRPDKALGMDGSKAYLTYLQQLAEVSGVAINSLDTLLEALQQRVDYFHTNGCRVSDLGFNQIPAFNPKATGLDQHFQSVLAGKQLALETIENLQGYVLTALCKMYHAKGWVQQFHLGALRNNNDRGLRELGPDTGYDSMGDFSQAERMSKFFNNLDNTDQLAKTIIYNLNPRDNDLFATMTGNFNDGKTVGKFQFGTGWWFLDQKIGMEAQMNSLSNMGLFSRFVGMLTDSRSFLSFPRHEYFRRILCNLIGTDVVNGELPHDMDLLGGMVEDICYYNAKKYFEFEHNQ is encoded by the coding sequence ATGAAGAAATTTTTAGATCAAGACTTTTTACTAAGTAATTCAGTGGCGGAAGAGCTGTATCATAATCATGCAGCGAAGATGCCTATTATAGATTATCACAATCACTTGTCACCAGAAGCTATGGCTTCCAATTATCAGTTTGCCAACATCACAGATGCATGGCTATATGGAGACCATTACAAATGGAGAGCTATGCGAGCCAATGGCATCAATGAAAAATATGTGACTGGTAACGGCACCGACGAAGAGAAATTCCAGAAGTGGGCTCAGACGGTTCCTTATACTTTAAGGAATCCACTCTACCATTGGACGCATTTAGAGTTAAGAAGGTACTTCGGGATAGATGAATTGCTTTCGCCTGAAACTGCTGCAGAGATATATTCTGAAACGGCAGCTCTGTTGAAAAAAGATTCACATTCTTGTATTGGGCTTTTACTGCAGATGAATGTAGAGACGCTCTGTACTACTGATGATCCCGTAGACAATTTAGCACATCACCAGGCCATCAAAGAGCAAATCAAAGCACCGAAAGTGTATCCAAGCTTCAGACCAGACAAGGCCTTGGGCATGGATGGATCAAAAGCTTATTTGACGTACTTACAGCAATTGGCTGAGGTATCAGGTGTTGCCATCAACAGCTTAGACACGCTATTAGAGGCATTGCAGCAAAGAGTGGATTATTTCCATACCAATGGCTGTAGAGTGTCTGATTTAGGCTTCAACCAAATTCCTGCTTTCAACCCCAAGGCTACCGGATTGGATCAACATTTCCAATCTGTATTAGCTGGAAAGCAATTGGCATTGGAAACCATAGAAAACCTGCAAGGCTACGTATTGACCGCCTTGTGCAAAATGTATCATGCCAAAGGATGGGTACAGCAGTTTCACCTGGGTGCGCTACGAAACAACAATGACCGAGGCCTAAGAGAACTCGGCCCAGACACGGGTTACGATTCTATGGGCGACTTTAGTCAGGCGGAGCGCATGTCCAAATTTTTCAACAATCTGGATAACACCGATCAGTTGGCCAAAACCATCATTTACAACCTGAATCCAAGAGACAATGATCTCTTTGCCACCATGACTGGCAATTTCAACGACGGAAAAACAGTAGGCAAATTTCAATTCGGTACGGGATGGTGGTTTTTGGATCAGAAAATTGGGATGGAAGCGCAAATGAACTCCCTATCCAATATGGGACTGTTCAGTCGATTTGTGGGCATGCTTACGGATTCCAGGAGTTTCTTGTCTTTCCCAAGACATGAATACTTCAGAAGGATACTATGCAATCTGATCGGTACGGATGTGGTGAATGGCGAACTGCCTCACGACATGGATTTGCTTGGCGGTATGGTAGAAGACATCTGCTATTACAATGCCAAGAAGTATTTCGAATTTGAACACAACCAGTAG